The Anolis carolinensis isolate JA03-04 chromosome 2, rAnoCar3.1.pri, whole genome shotgun sequence genome contains the following window.
aggtagggagccagtcgcctagcctgacgtagatggaaaaacgcagatctgctcacagcagagacctgggcctccattgtgagcagagggtccaataagacaccaagactttttacagaagatgacggacgcagtgtctcaccatccagggtaggcagctgcatctccctcccacccggacggcccagccaaaggatctccgtcttcgctggattcaccctcaacctgctggcacgcaaccatccagtaacggcctcaaggcactgatggaaactatcgggtacggagtccggccggacctccatcctcagaatgagctgagtgtcatcagcgtactggtggcactcgagcccaaagctccgcaccagtcgggcaagcggtcgcatatagatgttaaataatagaggagagagaatagctccctgtgggaccccacaagttagtggAGACCACgtggaaaccatccctcccctcaccacccgctgtccctgattctggaggaaggaggacacccatttaaggggtatccccctaacccccgtcatggctaggcagtgggtcaatagattgtgattgaccgtatcaaatgctgctgtgagatccaataacacaagcagcgctgatccgccttgatccctttggcagcgaagctgatctgtgatggcaactagcacagtctccgtcccgtgccccctacggaagccggactggaagggatcaagtccggctgtgcgattgaggaactgctgcaactgttccgctgctgccctctcaaccaccttgcccagaaacggaagattcgagactgggcggtagctagcgggaaccgaacgatcccagtctggtttcttcagcagcggagagaccatcgcctcttttaaaccctctggaaaaactccttgctcaagggagctatttattatattcaacagaggttcacgtaatccctccaggcaagatcttactagccaggagggacacggatcgagggagcaggtggtcggcctagttgcagtcatctggtggcacaagctatacctggtactacccagatgacggtcagaagcatcatctttagcacataattttagttcgagccacaacattgtctcctgtgcaaaagcaaacttttgcctttatttttccttcatttacaatgtaatgtcttcctgtccttgttgcctttctatgaatccgctgcagtttgccaatgtcctttctaaaatggactgaactgagcagaactgggcaggaatcatgatgtctcccacccaagggtgctgttggagtgcagaaggatctggagggcagcaggattcccactcaccctgggggtctatccatctgtctcctctataccgccttctctcatgtactgctgctaggctgagtgccttggctctggctgaagttacatacctttgtggtataggttttgtaagaatgcagtatgtcaaggaactttgtggcctaatgtgctctcagtgtctccaggcgccttgctttagaaacgtggggcagggatcacgctgcagggaaagagaggatcaggaaaatatctctcccccaagttggaggaagtacttttctcccaagactgatcacttgggatagtttgtccatacagatggccactcaggttttgagtggagatgtgaagaagcgggatctaggtaggaaatgctttgcatcgttagcccctttccgtgttgaccatattattagaggccttcctttaccaaggttggattagacacaggatcttaggccgctatcccctttgcagggattgttctttgttgggcaagtgttaaagtgcttctcagcaggcaacgggctcttaccagttgggccagtctttctcccctcttcccctgtGATTGCTACAGCACTAGGCTATTGTTCTTCATGTTCAATGAGATCTTTCTGTACTCTGCTCCTAATAAGATTTTACTCTTATTCATCTCGCAGGTAACCTCTAAACGAaccttatgaagaaaacattgccCTTTGCCTTTCGTCTGAAAGGAAAGTACGCAGgattaacaagaacaagaaatgaattggagaaattatatttcaagctacatacctttaaatgtaaggaaagggaggattgtgctgtaaaaagaggggttggtaaagagaaaataagactacagcaatacagagactgggaagaggaaatgtcctattcaggagtccatatctgtgaacttcaggcataatattagaataataaatgttaaaaaatggaaaattcattgtcaaaatcacacacaggggagaagcgacataattgtaaggactgtgggaaatgtttcattgagagaagttctcttgctaaacatcaacgaactcacacaggagagaagccatataaatgtgtggaatgtggaaagagcttcagtcagagtggacatctacacacccatcagaggacccacacaagggagaagccacatacatgcatggaatgtggaaagagcttcagtcagagtggaagtctacgcacccatcaaaggactcacacaggggagaagccatataaatgcatggaatgtggaaagagcttcagtgagagtggaaatctacgcacccatcaaaggactcacacaggggagaagccatataaatgcatggaatgtggaaagagcttcagtcagagtggaagtctacgcacccatcaaaggattcacacaggggagaagccacatacatgcatggaatgtggaaagagcttcagtaagagtggacatctgcgtatccatcaaaggactcacacaggggagaagccacatacatgcatggaatgtggaaagagcttcagtcggagtggacatctgcgtatccatcaaaggactcacacaggggagaagccacatacatgcatggaatgtggaaagagcttcagtcagagtggagatctacgcacccatcaaaggactcacacaggggagaagccacatacatgcatggaatgtggaaagagcttcagtcatagtggaagtctacgcacccatcaaaggactcacacaggggagaagccacatacatgcatggaatgtggaaagagcttcagtcggagtgactatctacgttcccatcaaaggactcacacaggagagaagccacatacatgcatggaatgtggaaagagcttcagtgagagtggacatctgcgtatccatcaaaggattcacacaggggagaagccacatacatgcatggaatgtggaaagagcttcagtaagagtggacatctgcatatccatcaaaggattcacacaggggagaagccacatacatgcatggaatgtggaaagagcttcagtgagagtggacatctgcgtatccatcaaaggactcacacaggagagaagccacatacatgcatggaatgtggaaagagcttcagtgagagtggacatctgcgtatccatcataggattcacacaggggagaagccacatacatgcatggaatgtggaaagagcttcagtaagagtggacatctgcatatccatcaaaggactcacacaggggagaagccacatacatgcatggaatgtggaaagagcttcagtgagagtggacatctgcgtatccatcaaaggactcacacaggagagaagccacatacatgcatggaatgtggaaagagcttcagtgagagtggacatctgcgtatccatcaaaggattcacacaggagagaagccacatacatgcatggaatgtggaaagagcttcagtcagagtggacatctgcgtatccatcaaaggattcacacaggggagaagccacatacatgcatggaatgtggaaagagattcagtgagagtggacatctgcgtatccatcaaaggactcacacaggggagaagccacatacatgcatggaatgtggaaagagcttctgtcGGAGTGGAGATCTCCGtaaccatcaaaggactcacacaggtgaGAGACcacataaatgtgtggaatgtggaaagagattcagtaagagtggaaatctacgcacccatcaaaggactcacacaggggagaagccacatacatgcatggaatgtggaaagggcttcagtgagagtggacatctgcgtatccatcaaaggactcacacaggagagaagccacataaatgcatggaatgtggaaagagcttcagtcagagtggaagtctacgcacccatcaaaggatgcacacaggagagaggccacatacatgcatggaatgtggaaagagcttcagtcagagtggacatctgcgtatccatcaaaggatccacacaggggagaagccacatacatgcatggaatgtggaaagagcttctgtcagagtggagatctatgCACCcttcaaaggactcacacaggggagaagccacataaatgcatggaatgtggaaagagcttcagtcagagtggagatctacgcacccatcaaaggatgcacacaggagagaagccacataaataggacaagtgcaaagaagccagaatgtttgtccaaagaacttctaatgaCTATGACTTAAAATAGACATGAAcaggaagtggaaggggaagaaatcacaaaatcatataaccatagagttggaagagacctcatgggtcatctagtccaaccccctgccaagaagcaggaaattccattcaaagcaccccggacagatggccatccagcctctgcttaaaagcctccaaagaaggttccacagctgaactgctctcacagtgaggaagttctttcttatgttcaggtggaatcccctttcctgtattttgaagccattattctgcatcctagtttgcagagcagcagataacaagcttgctccctcctccttatgggattttggcctgcataaataggggcagagtgtctagatccagggaagtcatggcacccctctattctgccttggtcagaccactttacctggaatcacactgtgtctaattctgggcactgcaattgaaaggagacgttgaaaagctggaaggtgtccagaggatggcgactaaaatgatcaagggtctggagaacaagccccatggggagcggcttaaagacctgggcatgtttagcctgcagaagagaaggctgagaggagacatgatagccatgtacaaatatgtgaggggaagtcatagggaggagggagcaagcttgttttcttctgccctggagactaggacgcagaacaatgccttcaaactacaggaaaggagattccacctgaacatcaggaagaacttcctcacggtgagaagggctgttcggcagtggaactctctcccccggactgtggtggaggctccttctttggaggctttgaggcagaggctggatgaccatctgtcgggggtgctttgaatgcgatttcctgcttcttgtcagggggttggactggatggcccatgaggtctcttccaactctgggattcaatgattctatgatttaaagtGAGTAAATCGAGATAAAAATCAGCATGCAGCAAGAGTTTTGTAGATTGGTTTTTCTAttagttttgttctttttatgtaGGTTATGTGTCCTTGAAGCTTTAATGTTTCTTATGTAGTCCTTTCCTTAAAAAtgccaaaattgtaatttatattaAGAATTATCAGAACAACCTATTAAGAGGACAGAAATAAAGCCAGGAAAGCTCCAGGTCTGGACGGATTGGGAACAGAATATTACAAAAGTATTAGAGAAATACTGACTGCAACAATATTAGAATTGTATATTGGAATAATGATTGTGGAGAAAATACCAGAATCGTGGAGGAAGTCAttcataatattaatatgaaaagaTTTAACAGACCCAGGGTCTTACAGGCCCACATCATTAGTTAATCAGGATGAAAGGTTTTTATCAGTTATAATAGCCAatagaatgaataaatgcatgtacaagtatatataaaaagatcaatctgggtttgtaaaaggaagacaaatgttactagcattagatatatttaatgctttgattgtgtagcatggcagataataagtgagattatgaattaatttggaatgggacgtagaataaaaggatgattaaaacaattttatttgCTATGGTGATAGAATTATGTGCAAACGCCATCCAAAAAGGTAAGAATGTAGAAGgtgtaggaataaaggaaaagcagaaggtgagcttatttgctgatgacACATTGTTATTGATTAAATATCTGGGTAGGTCAAATTGATAGGAGAGAGGATCATTGAAAGATATTTGGGAAAACAACGGGTTTATAttatacaaagaaaaaagaaaaagactttatagaacagagccatacgggaattagaatcaagaacaaattaatatacctgggagtaagtataacaaaggacttaaaagaaatagaagaggtaaatgtagtagcattgaggaaaatagttcaaaaaaaattaatacacatctatcttggtttggaaagacagcaatactaaaaatgaaaatgcttctgaggataaactttatacttacatataccttatatttataatgccatttcagattacagaagaagagttgaatacattatttctttgcaacatttctaccccacctttctccaccccaaaggagactcatttggacaaatgataaatactgtaatggcagtcaaagaaattgacgaaacaagttacagaacagatctcaaaaagaagaaggattagcgcttcctcatatgaaaaaatattataaagcaaacagactgagattggttatacaaggaatgatgaaaaggaggatgtagaatagttaataatggattcaggaaaagtggaggaagaaattcggaatatgttttaaaatagtttatgagaaaaaaaataaggtaaactgggaacccaatgttgagtaatgcattagaaatatggaacaaatacaggagaaagttaataacagatggctcaataataaccccaattataatggaaaagacatttccaaaaaataaaaaatatatatgatggataaaaaaattaaggggaaaaacttagataaaataggggattggctaaaggttggaatgaagaaagaaaagatcaggaacataaaaatttgaaaggaatatccagtaaaatttctaaaatattaattgaaaaaaacaaaggaaaagtaaagaataacaccttcaagaagatttggaaagaagatataggaatgaaaatcaatgaaacagaggggttacaattatgggcacaaagacacttgaaaaatatatccatatgtgttaaagaaaattattatttagttgatatggaaatggtacctcacatccataagaataggaaatataaataaaaactactcaaacaattgctggagaggatgccaagaatcgggaacatacatacatatgtggtggctgtgtcaatatgtaaataatttctgGAGAAAGGTATTAAGAGAGATAGACACAATGAACATTCAAATAGAAAGCAGTCTTAGCATGGCTTTATtctcatataataataaacagttggaaaaagaggacaaagatgcgataacaaacgcattaacaattgcaagactgcttatagcaaggaattggaaaagggaaataaatatagagatagaagaatggtataaggaagtatggaaactgggaagaaatgataggttgacgtggagagggatttagaaacaaagtggttgtgatgatgtctggagaaaatgtattggaagaggattcgaaaagaaagacagaattacctcctcaagagggaatgaaaaggaattttggacagatgataaataaaaaaagtgacttgggggagggtaagaaatctgtataagcgtgaaaataacagtagatgccaaatgttaatgtattgtagattgtactgaatattatgtggctgctgtaaaaggatgtacgattttctttaaaaaaattaataaatgtatttgtaatttgtataaatatgcatttgtttttctttcttgtatttgaatataaattatttttaaaaacagattatgatgtagcagctataaaagccaatgtgattccaggctgtcccgataggaggattctgtctatatccaaggaagtcacggcctcctttcttccgctttggtcagactcacctggaatgaccctgtctccaggtctcggtcccacaattcaagacggatattgacaggtcagaatatctccagagacgggatgtagagaagggcggagagagacagctgggtatgtttcacttggaggaaagaaggaagggcttctccctcggcaggaaggaaatgttggatcccaaaagggttggccgtggtcaggatgagaggtggacggagaggaaaggcgtgtccatgagaccccgtgttgcctcctcctggaatggactcctaggaccctagagccggaagagacccccaagggccaccccgtcctgcccctgccatgcaggaaggcacaatcaaagcactcccgatagatagcctctgcagagaagcctccagagaaggacactccaccacactctgaggcagcctaggccactctccaacagcccTTACTCATTCTTAATGTGTATCTTTGTATATTAAGAGAAGACCTGTAAATAGTTATAAGTAgtgaataaatcaagaataaaacctcCAAGGACTTTGGATGAAAGTCAGAACTCAAGAGTGTTTATTCAAAGAGACGAACTACTTTACAAGGCCAGAGGCTGTGAAACTGTGaccaggactctgcagtgttttgggggttggaatccactccttgcctatgagacagtctgtcccattgtatagctggaggaggccgtgagaggactgaattcacctgcctgtctagcaggggtcttgtgtgtgtgttttactctgcttctcctttccttccatcactcattaacactgactagttgtgcaggcctcacctacacaacagaaagcatttcctgaaggtaagagctgttcagtagtggagtctGCTCCTATCGGGAGTCCAtaagagtctcctttggaggtttttaagctgagatggtatgaccatctgttgggggtgctttggtggtTTATTCCTGCGTGGTCTGAAGATGATTAGCCCCTCAGCACACAACCCAAACTGACTGGGAGGAAGAGATGTGTGTTCTTTCGCCATGAAACCACTGATCCCGTGGGTCgtggagtccagccccattctctcCAAGCAGCGTCACCAGCCAGACCATCCTCCGCAGGTCGCTCTCCAGCCCCTTTTTGGGGTCACCCAGAGAGAGGACTCCCTCCCCCCCCACACTTCTCTAGGCCCTTGCCTTCTTACCCAAATCAGAGATTCACAGAATAgtatatttggaagagaccacgagggccatctagtccaacccccttctgccaggcaggaaaagcagaatcccttgccagaatccccgcagggttcaatactgtctcccacgctgtgtaacatctacatgaagccgttgggagagatcatctgaagttttggagttcaatgtcatctgtacgcagaggtcttccttgtcagtcgcaaggccaaacagggcacagggtcacagcctgtgttggatgggttacctgtccaaacgtctctccccttatgaaccatctcggagtctaagaccgtctggagaggccctgctctcaatcccgccctcttcgctgacatgattggcagggatgagagacagggccttccttctcggtagtggaaaggatgggaagagaagagaaaaaggaaggaagggcaagagaaaagaagacaaaggaagggaaggaaggaaggggaagagaaaataaggcaaagagaaatatgggaagagaagagaaaaaggaaggaaggacaagagaaaagaagacaaaggaagggaagggaaggaaggaaggggaagagaaaataaggcaaaggaaaatatgggacgagaagagaaaaaggaaggaagggcaagagaaaagaagacaaaggaagggaaggaaggaaggggaagagaaaataaggcaaaggaaaatatgggaagagaagagaaaaaggaagggaggacaagagaaaagaagacaaaggaagggaagggaaggaaggaaggggaagagaaaataaggcaaaggaaaatatgggaagagaagagaaaaaggaaggaagggcaagagaaaagaagggaagggaaggtaaagcaaggaaagaaggaaggaagggcaagggaaaagagggcaaagggatggaagggaagagaaaaagggaagtaaagaatggcaagagaaaataataataatgatgatgatgatgatgaatctttatttatatcctgcttttctccctcactgg
Protein-coding sequences here:
- the LOC134296827 gene encoding oocyte zinc finger protein XlCOF6-like, giving the protein MENSLSKSHTGEKRHNCKDCGKCFIERSSLAKHQRTHTGEKPYKCVECGKSFSQSGHLHTHQRTHTREKPHTCMECGKSFSQSGSLRTHQRTHTGEKPYKCMECGKSFSESGNLRTHQRTHTGEKPYKCMECGKSFSQSGSLRTHQRIHTGEKPHTCMECGKSFSKSGHLRIHQRTHTGEKPHTCMECGKSFSRSGHLRIHQRTHTGEKPHTCMECGKSFSQSGDLRTHQRTHTGEKPHTCMECGKSFSHSGSLRTHQRTHTGEKPHTCMECGKSFSRSDYLRSHQRTHTGEKPHTCMECGKSFSESGHLRIHQRIHTGEKPHTCMECGKSFSKSGHLHIHQRIHTGEKPHTCMECGKSFSESGHLRIHQRTHTGEKPHTCMECGKSFSESGHLRIHHRIHTGEKPHTCMECGKSFSKSGHLHIHQRTHTGEKPHTCMECGKSFSESGHLRIHQRTHTGEKPHTCMECGKSFSESGHLRIHQRIHTGEKPHTCMECGKSFSQSGHLRIHQRIHTGEKPHTCMECGKRFSESGHLRIHQRTHTGEKPHTCMECGKSFCRSGDLRNHQRTHTGERPHKCVECGKRFSKSGNLRTHQRTHTGEKPHTCMECGKGFSESGHLRIHQRTHTGEKPHKCMECGKSFSQSGSLRTHQRMHTGERPHTCMECGKSFSQSGHLRIHQRIHTGEKPHTCMECGKSFCQSGDLCTLQRTHTGEKPHKCMECGKSFSQSGDLRTHQRMHTGEKPHK